From Scytonema millei VB511283, the proteins below share one genomic window:
- a CDS encoding hybrid sensor histidine kinase/response regulator, translated as MNPHLHILVVEDSEDDMLLMLRELRRGGYTLEYERVETAAQMQVALDRQSWDLVIADYTLPEFSAPDALKLLQSQQQDLPFIIVSGTIGEETAVAAMKAGAHDYITKGNLPRLVPAVERELREAKERQKRHNAEQALRESEERFRQLAENIAESVFWMSDPISRQQLYVSPAYERIWGRSCESLYANFLEWLEAIHPEDRQRIQTNFFEQALAGNYDEEYRIIRPDGSIRWIRDRGFPIQDNSGTPYRVVGIAEDITDRKLTEAALRHAQRMESLGTLASGIAHDFNNILTPILATAQLLTLKLSLGKQDRHLLQLIEDSAKRGADLVKQILAFARGVEGKRLPLQVRHILSEVMHVARQTFPKTIEIHTDFPSANLWTVAADATQLHQVFMNLCVNARDAMPNGGILSLAAENKFVNEACRRMNPEASPGSYVAIAISDTGTGIPSELLERIFDPFFTTKEVGKGTGLGLSTALGIVKNHGGFVKVYSEVGRGSQFKVYLPAIEDAETQPAAELALLSGNNELILIVEDEPSIQQVTQTSLENYNYRVLIAKDGIEAIALYAECKYEIDLALIDLMMPSMDGLTATRTLQKLNPKVKAIVTSGLASNNLMAEITEIGVKAFLPKPYTTKELLDAIYRVLHFDS; from the coding sequence ATGAACCCTCACCTACACATTCTGGTTGTCGAGGACTCGGAAGACGATATGCTGCTAATGCTGCGGGAACTGCGGCGGGGTGGATATACTTTGGAATACGAGCGGGTAGAGACGGCAGCTCAGATGCAGGTGGCGCTCGATCGCCAGTCGTGGGATCTCGTCATTGCCGATTACACTCTACCTGAGTTTAGCGCCCCAGATGCTCTAAAACTATTACAAAGCCAGCAGCAAGATTTACCTTTTATTATCGTCTCCGGCACGATTGGCGAAGAAACTGCCGTTGCTGCGATGAAAGCTGGAGCGCACGACTACATCACCAAGGGGAATTTACCTCGGTTAGTACCTGCGGTGGAGCGGGAACTACGCGAGGCGAAGGAACGACAAAAACGGCACAACGCAGAACAGGCATTAAGAGAAAGCGAAGAACGGTTTCGCCAATTGGCAGAAAACATTGCTGAGAGCGTGTTTTGGATGTCAGATCCCATATCGCGCCAGCAACTTTACGTCAGCCCTGCCTACGAACGCATTTGGGGGCGATCCTGCGAGAGTTTGTATGCTAACTTTTTGGAATGGCTAGAAGCAATTCATCCTGAAGATCGGCAACGCATTCAAACTAACTTCTTCGAGCAGGCTCTAGCAGGTAACTATGATGAAGAGTATCGAATTATCCGTCCCGATGGCTCGATCCGATGGATTCGCGATCGCGGTTTTCCAATTCAAGATAATTCTGGCACGCCTTACCGAGTGGTAGGCATTGCCGAAGATATCACCGATCGCAAGCTGACAGAAGCAGCTCTGCGCCACGCCCAACGTATGGAAAGTTTGGGGACTCTGGCAAGTGGCATTGCCCACGACTTCAACAACATTCTCACTCCGATTCTGGCAACCGCTCAACTGCTAACTTTGAAACTTTCTCTAGGCAAGCAAGATCGGCATCTACTCCAGCTGATCGAAGACAGTGCAAAACGCGGCGCAGATTTGGTCAAGCAAATTTTAGCCTTTGCCCGTGGCGTGGAAGGCAAACGATTGCCACTGCAAGTTAGGCATATATTATCAGAAGTCATGCATGTTGCCCGCCAGACTTTCCCCAAAACCATTGAAATCCATACAGATTTTCCCAGCGCTAATCTTTGGACAGTTGCCGCCGATGCTACCCAACTGCATCAGGTATTCATGAATCTTTGCGTCAATGCCCGCGACGCTATGCCTAACGGCGGAATTCTCAGTCTTGCTGCCGAAAATAAGTTCGTCAATGAAGCCTGCAGGCGGATGAATCCAGAAGCTAGCCCAGGTTCTTACGTGGCGATCGCAATTTCGGATACAGGAACGGGAATTCCATCTGAACTGTTAGAGCGAATTTTTGACCCCTTTTTCACGACTAAAGAAGTAGGCAAAGGGACAGGACTGGGTTTATCGACTGCCTTAGGCATTGTGAAAAACCACGGTGGTTTTGTCAAGGTGTATAGCGAGGTGGGAAGAGGATCGCAATTTAAAGTATACTTACCCGCGATCGAAGATGCAGAGACTCAGCCAGCAGCAGAACTCGCCCTCCTGAGCGGAAACAACGAGCTAATTCTGATTGTGGAAGACGAACCGTCGATCCAGCAAGTAACTCAAACATCGTTGGAAAACTATAATTACAGGGTTCTGATTGCCAAGGATGGGATTGAGGCAATCGCTCTATATGCCGAATGCAAGTACGAGATCGATCTGGCGCTGATAGATCTGATGATGCCATCAATGGATGGGTTAACCGCAACTCGCACCCTGCAAAAACTCAATCCCAAAGTCAAAGCGATCGTCACGAGTGGTTTAGCATCGAATAACCTGATGGCTGAAATCACCGAAATCGGTGTCAAAGCATTTTTACCCAAACCCTACACGACAAAAGAATTATTGGACGCAATATACAGAGTGTTACATTTTGATAGTTAA
- the acs gene encoding acetate--CoA ligase alpha subunit, protein MTFPRQATVSQQYTQPTIAERAHDILRSEQSSNPLNSIFAPQNVAVIGASEKQGSVGRTLLWNLISNPFGGTVFPVNPKRPSVLGIKAYPTIQDVPAPVDLAVIAIPAPAVPGAIAECVAAGVKGAIIISAGFKEAGADGIELEREVLEQARRGNLRIVGPNCLGVMSPHTGLNATFASAIARPGNVGFISQSGALCTAILDWSKQENVGFSAFVSIGSMLDVNWGDLIYYLGDDPHTKSIVIYMESIGNARSFLSAAREVALTKPIIVLKAGRTEAAAKAAASHTGALAGSDVVLDAAFRRSGVLQVNRISDLFDMAEVLAKQPRPKGRRLTILTNAGGPGVLTTDALIAMGSELSELTEETRTELNRFLPTHWSHSNPIDILGDAEPQRYTQALEIAAKDPNSDGLLVILTPQAMTDPTKTAEALKLYANVTGKPILASWMGGADVIEGEKILNNAGIPTYQYPDTAARVFSLMWRYSYNLRGIYETPALPVNLADSNSCSLVTQIIDTARQQGRTLLTEVESKQVLAAYGIPVVPTYIARSETEAVEYSDRIGYPVVLKLFSETITHKTDVGGVQLNLPDADAVRSAYHKIKTSVNQYVQNNPDSGMGAQPCAPTKPDSRLPTPDSPFLGVTVQPMLKLDGYELIIGSSLDPQFGSTLLFGLGGQLVEVFKDRAIALPPLNTTLARRMMEQTQIYQALQGVRGRKSIDLEALEQLLVLFSQLVVEQRWIKEIDINPLLARPDSLLALDARIVLHSPETPEDRLPKLAIRPYPQQYVSQWTMRDGTIVTIRPIRPEDEPLMVQFHQTLSEESVYFRYFHLIKLSQRIAHERLTRICFIDYDREMALVTEYHHPQTATREILAVGRLSKLHGCNEAEFAMLVGDRHQRQGLGTELLSRLLQVGRDEKLDRITAEILAENRAMQKVCEKLGFHLHRAADVVKVEFEL, encoded by the coding sequence TTGACTTTCCCAAGGCAAGCAACAGTGAGTCAACAATATACCCAGCCAACGATCGCCGAACGCGCTCATGACATTCTTCGCTCCGAGCAGTCGAGCAATCCCCTCAACTCTATTTTTGCCCCCCAGAACGTCGCTGTAATTGGAGCTAGTGAAAAACAAGGTAGCGTCGGGCGTACCCTGCTATGGAACCTCATCAGCAATCCATTTGGTGGAACTGTATTTCCCGTCAATCCCAAACGTCCTAGCGTGTTGGGAATTAAAGCTTATCCCACCATTCAAGATGTCCCCGCGCCAGTCGATTTAGCAGTCATAGCAATTCCCGCACCCGCCGTACCAGGAGCGATCGCAGAGTGTGTTGCCGCAGGAGTTAAAGGTGCGATTATTATTTCGGCTGGATTTAAAGAAGCTGGAGCAGATGGGATCGAGTTAGAACGGGAAGTACTGGAACAAGCACGTCGAGGTAATCTGCGAATTGTCGGACCTAACTGCCTGGGAGTGATGAGTCCGCATACAGGGTTGAATGCTACGTTTGCCAGCGCGATCGCCCGACCTGGTAATGTTGGTTTCATCAGCCAAAGTGGAGCGCTCTGCACGGCGATCCTCGATTGGAGCAAGCAAGAGAATGTCGGTTTTAGTGCCTTTGTCTCCATCGGTTCCATGCTTGATGTCAATTGGGGCGATTTAATTTACTATCTCGGTGACGATCCTCATACCAAAAGTATCGTCATTTACATGGAGTCGATTGGTAATGCGCGATCGTTCCTTTCGGCAGCTAGGGAAGTCGCACTAACGAAACCAATTATCGTCCTCAAAGCAGGTCGGACGGAGGCAGCAGCAAAAGCAGCGGCTTCCCATACAGGAGCGCTAGCTGGTAGCGATGTGGTATTAGATGCAGCTTTCCGGCGTTCCGGCGTGTTGCAAGTCAACCGGATCTCTGACTTATTTGATATGGCGGAGGTGTTAGCAAAACAACCTCGTCCCAAAGGTCGGCGCTTAACGATTCTTACCAATGCTGGGGGACCTGGGGTACTGACTACCGATGCCTTGATTGCTATGGGGAGCGAACTATCAGAATTAACCGAAGAGACTCGCACTGAATTGAATCGATTCCTACCTACCCACTGGAGTCACAGCAATCCAATTGACATTTTAGGAGATGCCGAACCCCAGCGTTACACTCAAGCCTTAGAGATAGCAGCAAAAGACCCGAATAGTGATGGTTTGTTGGTCATTTTGACCCCGCAAGCCATGACTGACCCTACCAAGACGGCAGAAGCATTGAAACTCTATGCTAATGTGACGGGTAAACCCATTCTGGCAAGTTGGATGGGCGGCGCAGATGTTATAGAAGGGGAAAAGATCCTGAATAATGCTGGCATCCCCACTTATCAATATCCAGATACAGCCGCCCGCGTCTTCAGCCTGATGTGGCGTTATAGCTACAATTTGCGCGGTATCTACGAAACTCCTGCTTTACCAGTAAATTTAGCAGACAGCAACAGCTGTTCCCTGGTGACACAAATTATCGACACAGCACGACAGCAGGGACGCACGCTCTTGACGGAGGTTGAATCTAAGCAAGTGCTAGCTGCTTACGGTATCCCTGTCGTGCCAACTTATATTGCTAGAAGTGAAACAGAAGCAGTTGAATATAGCGATCGCATTGGATATCCTGTCGTCCTGAAACTTTTTTCCGAAACCATTACCCACAAAACTGATGTCGGCGGCGTGCAGTTAAATTTACCCGATGCCGATGCCGTGCGTTCTGCCTACCACAAAATTAAAACATCTGTCAACCAATACGTCCAAAATAATCCTGATTCTGGTATGGGCGCACAGCCGTGCGCCCCTACAAAACCCGATTCCCGACTCCCGACTCCTGACTCCCCATTCTTAGGCGTTACCGTTCAGCCGATGCTGAAATTGGATGGTTACGAATTGATTATTGGCAGCAGTCTCGATCCACAATTCGGTTCTACGCTGCTATTTGGCTTAGGGGGACAGTTAGTGGAGGTATTTAAAGATCGAGCGATCGCCCTACCTCCCTTAAATACCACTCTGGCACGCCGAATGATGGAACAAACCCAAATTTACCAAGCATTGCAAGGAGTCAGAGGTAGAAAAAGCATCGATCTAGAAGCACTAGAACAACTTTTAGTATTATTCAGCCAACTCGTAGTCGAACAGCGGTGGATTAAGGAGATTGATATCAATCCGTTGCTGGCTCGTCCTGACTCGCTCCTCGCTTTAGATGCGCGGATCGTTTTGCACTCGCCGGAAACACCAGAAGATCGGTTGCCGAAACTGGCGATTCGTCCTTATCCCCAGCAGTACGTGAGTCAATGGACGATGAGAGATGGCACGATTGTGACCATTCGCCCAATTCGTCCCGAAGACGAACCTTTAATGGTGCAGTTTCATCAAACTCTATCGGAGGAAAGTGTCTATTTTCGTTATTTTCATTTGATTAAGTTGAGTCAGCGGATCGCCCACGAAAGACTAACGCGGATATGCTTTATCGATTACGATCGCGAAATGGCATTAGTCACAGAGTACCATCATCCACAGACAGCAACACGGGAAATATTAGCAGTCGGTCGTCTGAGTAAATTACACGGTTGCAACGAAGCAGAATTTGCTATGTTAGTGGGCGATCGCCATCAGCGACAAGGGTTAGGTACGGAATTATTGAGTCGTCTATTACAAGTCGGACGTGACGAAAAACTCGATCGCATTACTGCCGAAATTCTCGCCGAAAATCGAGCCATGCAAAAAGTCTGCGAAAAACTCGGCTTCCACCTGCATCGGGCTGCGGATGTCGTCAAAGTAGAATTTGAGTTGTAA
- a CDS encoding LysR substrate-binding domain-containing protein: MTIMELRHLRYFVAVAEELNFSRAAERLHIAQPPLSQQIRDLEAEIGVRLFDRTKRRVELTAAGRVFLEKVRQSLGQIEQAVEAAQRASRGEIGRLSLGFNSSATYSVLPTLLNAFRERCPEVVLDLHELTTPQQILQLQQQQIDAGILYLSIDLEEIELEIVSVLKEGMAIAISATHPLATSTQISIRDLERELFILPPARLGSGLYNQIRQFFQQTEFSPIAVQEAIQLQTSISLVAGGVGVALVPTSLQNLQRAGVIYRSLIEPTPEIEIAVAWRKGDRAPVLQKFIESVKNKTNSF; encoded by the coding sequence ATGACCATCATGGAACTTCGCCACCTGCGCTATTTCGTGGCGGTTGCAGAGGAATTAAATTTCAGTCGCGCCGCCGAACGCCTGCATATTGCTCAACCACCGTTAAGTCAGCAAATCCGCGATTTAGAAGCTGAAATTGGAGTCAGGTTGTTCGATCGCACTAAACGACGTGTAGAATTGACTGCTGCGGGTCGAGTATTTTTAGAAAAAGTACGACAGTCTCTTGGGCAAATCGAGCAAGCTGTGGAAGCAGCACAACGAGCGAGTCGCGGCGAAATTGGACGTTTGAGCTTGGGGTTTAATAGTTCGGCGACATATAGCGTTTTACCCACCTTATTAAATGCCTTTCGAGAACGATGTCCAGAGGTAGTATTGGATTTACATGAATTGACAACGCCGCAACAAATCTTGCAGTTACAACAACAGCAAATTGATGCGGGTATTCTTTACTTATCTATCGATTTAGAAGAAATAGAGTTAGAAATAGTTTCTGTGTTAAAAGAAGGCATGGCGATCGCAATTTCAGCAACTCATCCTCTCGCTACATCCACTCAAATATCAATCCGAGACTTGGAACGAGAATTATTCATTTTGCCACCTGCGCGTTTAGGTAGTGGACTTTACAATCAAATTAGGCAATTTTTTCAACAAACAGAGTTTAGTCCAATAGCAGTGCAAGAAGCAATCCAACTACAAACCAGTATTAGTTTAGTAGCAGGTGGTGTAGGAGTAGCGCTAGTACCGACTTCTCTACAAAATTTGCAGCGAGCCGGGGTGATATATCGATCGCTTATCGAACCAACCCCTGAAATTGAAATTGCTGTAGCATGGCGAAAGGGCGATCGCGCGCCTGTTTTGCAGAAATTTATTGAGTCTGTAAAAAACAAAACTAACTCATTTTGA
- a CDS encoding GNAT family N-acetyltransferase, with the protein MSHINIQIRLATVEDLEQVFSFIRQKAAFDGCLDALQATPQQLEKTLFGRSPLARVLLAEVDNCAIAFALFFYTYSSFLAKPSIWLDDLFVQPHMRGQGVGTALLNYLSTLASENDCGRIEWTVNANNNRGIEFYQKQGAQILDRIRLCRLSY; encoded by the coding sequence ATGAGTCATATAAATATTCAAATTCGGCTCGCAACAGTTGAGGATTTAGAGCAAGTGTTTTCATTTATTCGTCAGAAAGCAGCATTTGATGGATGCTTGGATGCACTACAAGCAACCCCCCAGCAGCTAGAGAAAACTTTATTCGGGCGATCGCCACTAGCGAGAGTATTATTAGCAGAAGTCGATAACTGCGCGATCGCATTTGCCTTATTTTTCTATACCTACTCCAGTTTTCTCGCCAAACCGAGTATCTGGCTCGACGATTTATTCGTACAGCCACATATGCGCGGACAAGGAGTCGGAACCGCATTACTCAACTACTTATCAACCCTTGCCAGCGAGAACGATTGCGGACGCATAGAATGGACGGTGAACGCCAACAACAATCGCGGCATCGAATTTTACCAAAAACAAGGCGCACAAATCCTCGATCGCATCCGGCTGTGTCGTCTCAGTTATTAA
- a CDS encoding LL-diaminopimelate aminotransferase, with the protein MAKINDNYLKLKAGYLFPEIARRVNVFAEANPEAKIIRLGIGDVTEPLPEACRTAMIHAVEEMGDRATFKGYGPEQGYAWLREKIASHDFQSRGCDIDASEIFISDGSKCDTGNILDIFGKDNRIAVTDPVYPVYVDTNVMAGHTGEANEKGEYGGLVYLPVTAENNFTAEIPTQKVDLIYLCFPNNPTGATATREHLQAWVNYAKANNSIIFFDAAYEAYITDPDLPHSIYEIEGARDCAIEFRSFSKNAGFTGTRCALTVVPKTLKAKAADGSDVELWKLWNRRQSTKFNGVSYIVQRGAEAIYSEAGKSQIDALVNFYLENAKIIRTQLTAAGIEVYGGVNAPYVWVKTPHGLSSWDFFDKLLQVCNVVGTPGSGFGAAGEGYFRISAFNSRENVEEAMKRIVEKFKV; encoded by the coding sequence GTGGCAAAGATTAACGATAACTACCTAAAACTCAAAGCAGGCTACCTGTTTCCTGAAATTGCGCGGCGGGTGAATGTATTTGCGGAGGCGAATCCCGAGGCGAAAATTATCCGGTTGGGAATTGGCGATGTCACCGAACCATTACCAGAAGCCTGTCGCACGGCGATGATTCACGCTGTGGAAGAAATGGGCGATCGCGCTACTTTTAAAGGCTACGGTCCCGAACAAGGTTATGCTTGGTTACGGGAGAAGATTGCTAGCCACGATTTTCAATCGCGAGGATGCGATATTGATGCTTCAGAAATTTTTATTTCTGATGGTTCTAAGTGCGATACGGGCAATATTCTCGATATTTTTGGTAAAGATAACAGAATTGCCGTTACCGATCCTGTATATCCCGTGTATGTCGATACGAATGTCATGGCTGGACATACGGGAGAGGCAAATGAGAAAGGTGAGTATGGCGGTTTAGTCTATCTTCCCGTGACGGCAGAAAACAACTTTACTGCCGAAATTCCGACTCAAAAAGTCGATTTAATCTATCTCTGTTTCCCTAACAACCCTACAGGTGCGACAGCCACGCGGGAACATCTCCAAGCGTGGGTAAACTACGCCAAAGCGAATAACTCGATAATTTTCTTCGATGCTGCCTACGAAGCATACATTACAGATCCCGATCTACCCCATTCTATTTATGAAATTGAGGGGGCTAGAGATTGCGCGATCGAATTTCGTTCTTTTTCTAAAAATGCTGGCTTTACAGGTACGCGCTGCGCTTTAACTGTCGTACCCAAAACCCTCAAGGCAAAAGCTGCTGATGGTTCGGATGTGGAATTGTGGAAATTGTGGAATCGTCGTCAATCCACTAAATTTAATGGTGTATCTTACATCGTGCAGCGCGGTGCTGAGGCTATTTATTCGGAAGCAGGTAAATCACAAATTGACGCTCTTGTCAATTTCTATTTAGAAAACGCCAAAATTATCCGCACTCAACTAACGGCTGCGGGTATAGAAGTTTATGGCGGCGTGAATGCACCTTATGTTTGGGTAAAAACCCCGCACGGTTTATCCAGTTGGGATTTCTTCGATAAATTGCTGCAAGTTTGCAATGTAGTGGGAACCCCTGGTTCTGGATTTGGTGCGGCTGGTGAAGGTTACTTCCGTATCTCTGCATTCAACAGTCGCGAAAATGTCGAAGAGGCAATGAAACGGATTGTCGAGAAGTTTAAAGTGTAG
- a CDS encoding Uma2 family endonuclease, which translates to MTTTSSVVKPVSQMQLAPGSVVTIPNVSWQEFELILHELGEHRAARIAYSQNTLEIMVPLPEHERPKDIISDIIKILLKRTGRRYEPFGSTTFKQESVAGVEPDACFYIQNYQRMIGRRRLEPGDPPPDLAIEIDVTSKTTLDAYKDIGFPEIWIYDSGRLRIYLLSNGEYTESNASLTFPQLPLNQFISTTAERAWQVGSVQALEEFEEAIATYQVNS; encoded by the coding sequence ATGACTACCACAAGTTCTGTCGTCAAACCTGTTAGCCAAATGCAGCTGGCTCCTGGTAGTGTAGTGACTATTCCCAACGTTAGTTGGCAGGAATTTGAGTTAATCTTGCACGAATTAGGCGAACATCGAGCCGCAAGAATAGCCTACAGTCAGAATACTTTAGAAATAATGGTTCCCTTACCCGAACACGAACGACCAAAAGATATAATTTCAGATATTATTAAAATCTTGTTGAAAAGAACGGGTAGAAGATACGAACCTTTTGGTTCAACTACTTTTAAACAAGAGAGTGTAGCAGGGGTTGAACCCGATGCCTGTTTCTATATTCAAAACTATCAACGTATGATTGGTCGTCGCAGATTAGAACCTGGCGATCCTCCTCCAGATTTGGCAATAGAAATAGATGTAACTTCTAAAACAACGTTAGATGCCTATAAAGATATTGGCTTTCCCGAAATTTGGATTTATGACAGTGGTAGGTTAAGAATTTATCTCCTTAGCAACGGTGAATATACCGAGTCTAATGCTAGCCTGACTTTTCCTCAACTACCTTTAAATCAATTTATTTCTACTACAGCAGAACGTGCTTGGCAGGTAGGAAGCGTACAAGCTTTAGAAGAATTTGAAGAGGCGATCGCCACCTATCAAGTTAACAGCTAG
- a CDS encoding GAF domain-containing protein: MKDSAILSKILSEDNSPEAIFSALLPALGDLLQCDRCFLYLCHPETNIGKVVNCWCRSPEYPDVRDSDWKAEPADLGNEDPLFAAALRAEPSIFVEDVETADPKVVNKDFEHKTFGHRALIHAHICYEDRLWGILQPCVFGQPRVWTKADREIISAVIAKLTPIVINYVTSTQN; this comes from the coding sequence ATGAAAGATTCGGCTATTTTAAGTAAGATTCTGTCTGAAGATAATTCGCCAGAAGCAATTTTTTCAGCTTTACTACCAGCATTAGGAGATCTATTACAATGCGATCGCTGTTTTCTCTATTTATGCCATCCTGAAACTAATATTGGTAAAGTTGTGAATTGTTGGTGTCGCAGTCCTGAATATCCTGATGTAAGAGATTCAGACTGGAAAGCAGAACCCGCTGACTTAGGAAACGAAGACCCTCTATTTGCAGCCGCTTTGCGTGCCGAACCATCAATTTTTGTGGAAGATGTAGAGACAGCAGATCCAAAAGTGGTCAATAAAGATTTCGAGCATAAAACTTTCGGACACCGAGCCTTAATTCACGCTCACATATGTTACGAAGATCGACTATGGGGTATTTTACAACCCTGTGTATTCGGTCAACCGCGAGTTTGGACAAAGGCAGATCGTGAAATAATTTCTGCTGTAATAGCTAAGCTCACGCCTATAGTTATTAATTATGTTACATCTACCCAGAATTAA
- a CDS encoding glutathione peroxidase — protein MLSNREGQKVPSVKFRTRQNNGWLDMSTDEIFNGKTVVVFSLPGAYTPTCSSTHVPGYNDLAPAFKENGVDDIICVSVNDAFVMSEWAKDQGADKVTFLPDGNGEFTGGMGMLVDKSDLGFGKRSWRYSMLVKDGVVEKMFIEPEEPGDPFKVSDAETMLNYINPEAAKPKCVSLFAKVGCPFCTRAKEMLQERGIEYEEIVLGQDATTRSLRAMTGAMTVPQVFIDGRLVGGSEALEAYLSTN, from the coding sequence GTGCTGTCTAACCGCGAAGGACAAAAAGTACCCAGCGTTAAATTTCGGACTCGCCAGAATAATGGCTGGTTAGATATGTCTACTGATGAGATATTTAATGGTAAGACAGTTGTAGTTTTCTCGCTACCAGGGGCGTATACGCCAACTTGCTCGTCAACCCACGTTCCGGGCTATAACGATTTAGCACCAGCTTTCAAAGAGAACGGTGTGGATGACATCATTTGCGTTTCTGTCAATGATGCCTTTGTCATGAGCGAATGGGCAAAAGACCAAGGTGCAGACAAGGTAACTTTTCTTCCCGATGGCAACGGCGAGTTTACTGGCGGAATGGGAATGTTAGTAGACAAATCGGATTTAGGATTTGGTAAGCGTTCTTGGCGCTATTCCATGCTCGTAAAAGATGGTGTAGTAGAAAAGATGTTCATCGAGCCAGAGGAACCAGGCGATCCCTTTAAAGTATCCGATGCGGAAACCATGCTTAATTACATCAACCCAGAAGCAGCAAAACCGAAGTGCGTCTCTTTGTTTGCCAAAGTCGGCTGTCCGTTCTGCACCCGTGCCAAGGAAATGTTGCAAGAACGCGGTATTGAATACGAAGAAATTGTTTTAGGACAAGATGCGACAACCCGTTCTCTACGGGCAATGACGGGAGCAATGACAGTACCGCAAGTCTTTATCGATGGAAGACTCGTTGGCGGTTCGGAAGCATTAGAAGCCTATTTGAGTACGAATTAA
- a CDS encoding TspO/MBR family protein, with translation MIPSWLAIGGITFLVAFGGFFFKPRDLKWAVQLERPHWLTFEPLIPVIWMVIFTCGAISAYIVWEAEPGSLKTWLLMGLYLVLELITVAYLPVTLQLRSLAIGTFVGFTGVLLSVLLLLAVLQISGWAAALLIPYAIWSPIGTFTTWEMIRLNPTEQ, from the coding sequence ATGATTCCGTCTTGGTTAGCGATTGGAGGAATAACGTTTCTTGTCGCCTTCGGTGGCTTTTTCTTTAAGCCTCGCGATTTGAAATGGGCAGTTCAACTGGAACGCCCACATTGGTTAACTTTTGAGCCATTAATTCCAGTAATATGGATGGTGATTTTTACTTGTGGGGCAATTTCAGCTTATATTGTTTGGGAAGCAGAACCAGGTAGCCTCAAGACCTGGTTATTAATGGGATTATACCTAGTTTTAGAATTAATTACCGTTGCTTATTTACCAGTGACGCTACAACTACGCAGTTTGGCGATCGGTACGTTTGTGGGTTTTACAGGCGTACTTTTAAGCGTATTGTTGTTACTAGCTGTCTTGCAAATTTCTGGATGGGCAGCAGCTTTGCTCATACCCTATGCAATTTGGAGTCCCATCGGCACGTTTACAACCTGGGAAATGATTCGCCTCAATCCTACAGAGCAGTGA
- a CDS encoding TspO/MBR family protein codes for MIKSWMVIGAVTLLVALGSNFFTPSDRKWFKRLRRPNWLTFEALIPVIWTVVFICGAWSAYIVWENTGSWLLMGFYLLVEILIVSYTPVMFRTRSLKIGTIIGGTGAIAGLLLALTVLGVSPWAAALLLPYLIWSPIGTYTTWEMAKLNPQDV; via the coding sequence ATGATTAAATCTTGGATGGTAATCGGGGCTGTGACGCTGTTGGTGGCACTCGGTTCAAATTTCTTTACACCAAGCGATCGCAAATGGTTTAAGCGCCTGCGCCGCCCCAATTGGTTGACTTTTGAAGCGTTAATTCCCGTCATTTGGACGGTCGTATTTATTTGCGGTGCTTGGTCGGCTTATATCGTGTGGGAAAATACAGGTAGTTGGTTGCTGATGGGGTTTTACTTGTTGGTAGAAATTCTCATTGTTTCCTACACGCCTGTAATGTTTAGAACTCGCAGCCTCAAAATTGGGACGATTATCGGTGGTACGGGTGCGATCGCCGGTCTATTATTAGCCTTAACTGTCCTGGGCGTTTCCCCTTGGGCGGCGGCTTTACTCCTACCGTATCTAATTTGGAGTCCGATTGGCACTTACACGACTTGGGAAATGGCAAAATTAAATCCCCAGGATGTCTAA